A stretch of DNA from Thermanaerosceptrum fracticalcis:
TACTCTCTGTTTTGCACATCATCAATTACTTTTACCCCAGGTGCGTTATCTAATATTTGCACAATTTCTGCAATTTCTGGCAAGGGTTTTTCCGTTTCGATATTGATAGCTTCCGAATGGCAGCGGAAGACCGGTATCCTTACAGCAGTAGGAGAAACCATGATTTCCGGATCATCAAGAATTTTTCTTGTTTCATTAAACATCTTCATTTCTTCTTTGGTATAGCCGTTCTCCAGGAAACTATCAATATGAGGAAGGGCATTAAAGGCAATTTGATGAGGATAAACACTGCGCGGCAATTCTTTGCCTAAGATATATGCTTCTACCTGTTTGTTTAATTCCTCAATAGCCAATAAGCCTGTGCCGGAAACAGCCTGATAAGTGGCGACTACTATACGTTTAATTTTATATCTATCATGGAGAGGTTTCAATGCTACCAGCATTTGGATAGTAGAACAATTGGGGTTGGCAATCAGTCCTTTATGGGCTTTTGCAGCTTCAGGATTAACTTCAGGTACCACCAGGGGAACCCACGGCTCCATACGGAAAGCATTACTGTTATCAATAACTACAGCCCCTTCTTCCCTGGCTATAGGCGAAAGGTGTAAACTCGCTGTTTCTCCAGCGGAAAAGAGGGCAATATCGATTCCTTTAAAAGCGCCTTTTTCAGCAGTTTTGATTTTCAGGGGCTGACCACGGAAACTCACGGTTTTACCTTCATTTTCTTTGACGTCCAGGGGAATAACTTCGGCAATGGGCAACGTTGACTTTTCCAAAGTAGCTAACATCTCCGTACCCACGGCGCCCATAGCACCCACCACACCAATTCTGTACTTATACATCTTATAACCTGGTTTCTGAAAGCTAAACATATCTGATTTATACAGGATAATCCAGATTCATTTAGTTTTCTCTTCCGTCGACTAACGAGAGGCAGTGTCACAGGATTCAACTGCCAGGCCATAAGCTCTCGCTTATGTTCCGGGTGGTTTGCCTTGCGGTTCACCGCCGTCCCGGTACTCAATTTTATCAGCATATTTCTAAAAGCAGTTGGGACTTTTAAGATCCCCTTCTGCGAAGAATACTCTTGTTCCATTGAGTGCCGGGTCCGTCCTGCCCAGAAAGGGTGTTACCCTTGCCTCGGTAGTTAACTTATGACAGCAGCCTTTCACAGCGTGTACTGCTGCCATAACGCAAACTTATGAGAATAGGGTTTTACCCTACACCTAACAGTTCTTTCCGGTGAACATGCCAGGAAACCAGGCTGTTCACCCCTTTCTTCTTTAGATGTTTTAATATTGCTTTCTTGACAGCAGACCACTGCTGCCAGTTATTTAGCTTTCTAAAGCCTTCTTTTGCTTTGATAAACCTGTCTGCCAGTAATTTGGGAACTCTTTCTGAAACATGACCCAGACCCCTCCGGGCTATCACCAAGGCTGCTGCCTGGTGGTTTGATAACCCGTACTGGTGCTGGTATTTCAGAATTCCTATTACCGAGGTAAAGGCCGGTTTTACTTTGAACACCGGCACTCCTTCCCTCAAAGCCCTCCGTTCTGCATCTGCCAAAAATTTTGACCAGACAAAACCGTGACTCATACGGTTAAATTTGGCCGTTACGGACTTGTCGTGTTTAAGCTTTAAGTCCTCTGTCACCAGGGCGCTGCCTGTTTCCTTTGCCAGAGCCACTACTTTCTTTACCGTTTCTCCAATAAGGTTATCCCTCCGGTTGCTTCCGGCATAAGTCCATTCTCCCTGTCTTAACCACTGACTGCCACGGTACTGCCCCAGGTAGTCTGTCAGAGCCACCCCTAAGCCGTCAGGGTTGGTATCTACCCCAACAACACTGTGGGCATGATAGGGAACCGGAATATCTTCTTCGATGGTGACATGAATATAGTACCTGCCGTCCTTACGGATTATTTCTATTTGATAGGCAGCGCCTGTTTTTAGATAATCCACTACCATCTGCCGGTAGTTCCGTCCGTTAATTTTACCCGTCTTTTTTGAGGGTTTATGGGCCAGGTAGACCGGCGCTGTAATCCGGTTATATCTGACAGTTTTCTCCGTCTGCACCTGTTCCGCTGCTATATCAAGATAGATTTGACCATCAACTTCGTATAAGCGAGTGTTCAAGTTGCCGCCCTTGGTCTTGTCTCCCCGGGACAGGTAACGGTTGCTTCTTGCTTCCTGCCATTCTTTCCGGGTGATATTGCCTTTACATCTTTCCAGAAACAGTTTTTTGCCGCCGAAAACAACTGCCGGAAAGGTCTTGGCTTCCAGATGTTTTTGCCAGTATGACAGCTTTCTTTGTTCTTTCGCCAGCCGTTTTTGCAGGTTGGCTTTTTTCCTGGACGATTTGGCTTTGGCT
This window harbors:
- a CDS encoding aspartate-semialdehyde dehydrogenase, giving the protein MYKYRIGVVGAMGAVGTEMLATLEKSTLPIAEVIPLDVKENEGKTVSFRGQPLKIKTAEKGAFKGIDIALFSAGETASLHLSPIAREEGAVVIDNSNAFRMEPWVPLVVPEVNPEAAKAHKGLIANPNCSTIQMLVALKPLHDRYKIKRIVVATYQAVSGTGLLAIEELNKQVEAYILGKELPRSVYPHQIAFNALPHIDSFLENGYTKEEMKMFNETRKILDDPEIMVSPTAVRIPVFRCHSEAINIETEKPLPEIAEIVQILDNAPGVKVIDDVQNREYPMPVYLKGTDKVYVGRIRKDFTVPHGLNLWVVADNLRKGAALNAVQIAELLVEKNWLKGE
- a CDS encoding IS200/IS605 family accessory protein TnpB-related protein, with the translated sequence MKTTAMGVILELTETQQAYLDNLMARYCAAVRWSFKRLLEGKGIQDIRQGVQVKYNLNSRQANDAVYDAQSTIKSQHQLVKLHYANTLAKVEFTQKRIAKAKSSRKKANLQKRLAKEQRKLSYWQKHLEAKTFPAVVFGGKKLFLERCKGNITRKEWQEARSNRYLSRGDKTKGGNLNTRLYEVDGQIYLDIAAEQVQTEKTVRYNRITAPVYLAHKPSKKTGKINGRNYRQMVVDYLKTGAAYQIEIIRKDGRYYIHVTIEEDIPVPYHAHSVVGVDTNPDGLGVALTDYLGQYRGSQWLRQGEWTYAGSNRRDNLIGETVKKVVALAKETGSALVTEDLKLKHDKSVTAKFNRMSHGFVWSKFLADAERRALREGVPVFKVKPAFTSVIGILKYQHQYGLSNHQAAALVIARRGLGHVSERVPKLLADRFIKAKEGFRKLNNWQQWSAVKKAILKHLKKKGVNSLVSWHVHRKELLGVG